One genomic window of Elaeis guineensis isolate ETL-2024a chromosome 2, EG11, whole genome shotgun sequence includes the following:
- the LOC105056530 gene encoding sulfite reductase [ferredoxin], chloroplastic, giving the protein MAALAATGMAGAVKDPVVQMRGFHGLRPSGSIPLGRSLRARPLMPSLSSPGVTRAISSPVKTDSSEVKRSKVEIFKEQSNFLRYPLNEELLTDSPNINEAATQLIKFHGSYQQTNRDERGRRSYQFMLRTKNPCGKVSNKLYLAMDKLADEFGIGTLRLTTRQTFQLHGILKKNLKTVMSTIIRNMGSTLGACGDLNRNVLAPAAPYTTKEYTFAQETAENIASLLTPLSGAYYDLWVDGEKIMSAEPPEVVQARNDNSHGTNFPDSPEPIYGTQFLPRKFKIAVTVPRDNSVDILTNDIGVVVVSDSDGEPQGFNIYVGGGMGRAHRVETTFPRLGQPLGYVPKEDILYAVKAIVVTQREHGRRDDRKYSRMKYLVNEWGIDKFRSVVEQYYGKKFETFRELPEWEFNSYLGWHEQGDGAMFCGLHVDNGRIGGTMKKTLREIIEKYNLNVRLTPNQNIILCDIDHSWKEPITTSLAQAGLLDPRYVDPLSITAMACPALPLCPLAITEAERGIPNILKRVRAIFDKVGINNDESVVIRVTGCPNGCARPYMAELGFVGDGPNSYQIWLGGSPNQTTLAKCFMNKVKIQDLEKVLEPLFYNWKVKRLESEPFGVFSTRTGFDKLQEIVDKWEGIKE; this is encoded by the exons ATGGCAGCGTTGGCGGCGACGGGGATGGCGGGGGCCGTGAAAGATCCGGTGGTCCAGATGCGTGGATTTCATGGACTGAGGCCTTCCGGATCGATTCCCCTTGGCAGATCACTGCGGGCACGGCCACTGATGCCTTCTTTGAGCTCTCCTGGCGTTACAAGGGCCATATCTTCG CCTGTAAAGACGGATTCGTCTGAAGTTAAACGGAGCAAGGTTGAAATATTCAAGGAACAAAGTAACTTTCTTAGATATCCCCTGAACGAGGAGCTGCTAACAGATTCTCCAAATATAAATGAGGCTGCCACGCAATTGATTAAGTTTCATGGAAGCTATCAACAAACTAACCGAGATGAACGTGGTCGAAGATCTTACCAATTTATGCTTCGAACTAAGAACCCTTGTGGCAAAGTATCAAACAAGCTCTATTTGGCTATGGACAAACTTGCAGATGAGTTTGGAATTGGCACTCTGCGTCTGACCACGAGACAAACATTTCAGCTGCATGGCATCCTCAAGAAGAACCTCAAAACTGTAATGAGTACCATCATCAGAAATATGGGCTCAACTCTTGGTGCTTGTGGCGATCTGAACAGAAATGTGCTTGCGCCTGCAGCACCATATACCACAAAAGAGTACACTTTTGCTCAGGAGACTGCAGAGAACATTGCTTCACTTCTGACACCTCTGTCTGGTGCTTATTATGATTTATGGGTAGATGGAGAGAAAATCATGTCAGCAGAACCTCCTGAAGTAGTGCAAGCCCGTAATGACAATTCCCATGGAACAAATTTTCCTGATTCTCCAGAGCCCATATATGGCACTCAGTTCTTGCCGCGGAAGTTCAAGATTGCAGTTACCGTGCCTAGAGACAACTCAGTGGATATTCTAACCAATGACATTGGTGTGGTAGTAGTTTCCGATAGTGATGGAGAACCTCAAGGGTTCAACATATAT GTTGGAGGTGGCATGGGAAGAGCACACAGGGTGGAGACCACCTTCCCTCGTCTGGGTCAGCCACTGGGTTATGTCCCAAAGGAAGATATATTATATGCTGTAAAAGCAATTGTTGTCACACAGAGAGAACATGGAAGAAGAGATGACCGTAAGTATAGTAGAATGAAGTATTTGGTTAACGAATGGGGAATTGACAAGTTCCGGAGTGTTGTGGAGCAGTATTATGGGAAGAAATTTGAGACCTTCCGAGAACTTCCAGAATGGGAATTCAATAGCTATCTTGGGTGGCATGAACAG GGTGATGGTGCTATGTTTTGTGGACTGCATGTTGATAATGGCCGTATTGGAGGCACAATGAAGAAAACTTTAAGAGAGATAATTGAGAAGTATAACTTGAATGTGCGCCTTACACCAAACCAGAATATAATTTTGTGTGACATTGACCACTCATGGAAAGAACCCATCACCACATCTCTCGCCCAAGCTGGCCTGCTG GATCCCAGATATGTCGATCCTCTCAGTATAACTGCTATGGCATGTCCTGCTCTACCACTCTGCCCTCTAGCAATAACAGAAGCTGAAAGAGGAATCCCCAACATCCTCAAACGGGTCAGAGCTATCTTTGATAAG GTGGGTATCAATAATGATGAGTCAGTGGTGATTAGAGTAACTGGGTGCCCCAATGGGTGTGCCAGACCTTACATGGCTGAGCTGGGATTTGTTGGTGATGGCCCCAATAGCTACCAG ATCTGGCTTGGGGGATCACCTAACCAAACTACTCTAGCAAAGTGCTTTATGAATAAAGTGAAGATCCAAGATCTAGAAAAGGTTTTGGAGCCGCTGTTCtacaactggaaagtaaaacgcCTCGAAAGTGAACCATTTGGTGTCTTCTCAACCAGAACA GGCTTTGATAAATTGCAGGAAATAGTGGATAAATGGGAAGGTATTAAGGAGTGA